The Pedobacter roseus genome contains a region encoding:
- a CDS encoding GNAT family N-acetyltransferase, translated as MTELIVNNITIKQIGLTEAHLVVGLFNQYRIFYNQFSDIGMAKAFIDERLQHNESIIFVAIDDDSQQPVGFTQLYPKYSSVRLSKNWILNDLYVAEDYRKQGIGEKLIKTAMDFAKNNGSTFVQLETAVDNFNAQHLYESMGFIKQDNDEEFFLYKIALNS; from the coding sequence ATGACAGAACTGATTGTGAATAATATAACGATAAAACAAATAGGATTAACAGAAGCCCATCTTGTAGTTGGCCTGTTTAACCAGTATCGTATATTTTATAACCAGTTTTCGGATATCGGAATGGCTAAAGCTTTCATCGATGAACGGTTACAGCATAACGAATCAATCATTTTTGTAGCCATTGATGATGATAGTCAACAGCCCGTAGGTTTTACTCAGTTATATCCTAAATACTCATCGGTAAGATTGAGTAAAAACTGGATCCTAAACGATTTATATGTTGCTGAAGATTACCGCAAACAGGGCATCGGCGAAAAATTAATTAAAACCGCCATGGATTTTGCCAAAAACAACGGATCTACATTCGTACAATTGGAAACCGCTGTTGACAATTTTAACGCGCAGCACCTGTACGAAAGTATGGGCTTTATAAAACAAGATAATGACGAAGAATTTTTTCTTTATAAAATAGCACTAAACTCATAG
- a CDS encoding cupin domain-containing protein produces the protein MSEILSKENCLSHYKWGDNCDGWNFVIKTEAVIKQELMPAQTAEKLHFHTYAEQFFFILKGQATFLIEGGTFTVDASKGLQIKAGDKHKIMNNGVDDLEFILFSYPSTQNDRTDCE, from the coding sequence ATGAGCGAAATCCTTTCAAAAGAAAATTGTTTAAGTCACTATAAATGGGGCGATAACTGTGATGGATGGAATTTTGTAATCAAGACTGAAGCAGTAATTAAACAAGAATTAATGCCTGCTCAAACTGCTGAGAAATTACATTTTCATACTTATGCAGAACAATTTTTCTTCATATTGAAAGGTCAGGCAACATTTTTAATTGAGGGTGGAACATTTACAGTTGATGCCAGCAAAGGTTTACAGATAAAAGCTGGCGATAAACATAAAATTATGAACAATGGTGTTGATGATTTAGAATTTATTCTTTTCTCCTATCCATCAACCCAAAATGACAGAACTGATTGTGAATAA
- the argG gene encoding argininosuccinate synthase produces MKKVVLAFSGGLDTSFCCIHLAQDRGLEVHSVIVNTGGFSEEELQEIEKRAYALGVKSHAVVDETESYYEGCIKYLVFGNVLKNATYPLSVSAERVSQATAIANYVKKIGADYVAHGSTGAGNDQVRFDMIFNILIPGVEIITPIRDLKLSREAEIEYLAKHGVEYSAEKARYSINKGLWGTSVGGKETLTSNETLPESAWPTQVSETEPRKVELTFEKGELVAIDGEKLAPVKAIQKLQAIAQPFGIGRDIHVGDTIIGIKGRVGFEAAGPIIIIKAHHTLEKHTLTKWQLSWKEQLSSFYGNWLHEGQFHDPIMRNIEAFLADTQKFVSGKVFVELLPYRFQIIGIESNHDLMSNKFGSYGEMNNAWSGEDVKGFSKIFGNQVMIWHKVNGEVEG; encoded by the coding sequence ATGAAAAAAGTTGTTTTAGCATTTAGCGGAGGCTTAGATACCTCATTTTGTTGTATTCACCTTGCACAAGACCGCGGATTGGAAGTTCACTCGGTAATTGTAAATACCGGTGGTTTCTCTGAAGAAGAATTGCAGGAAATTGAGAAAAGAGCTTATGCTTTGGGTGTAAAATCGCATGCTGTTGTAGATGAAACGGAGAGTTATTACGAAGGTTGTATTAAATACCTGGTTTTTGGTAACGTATTAAAAAATGCCACTTATCCATTGTCGGTTAGTGCAGAACGTGTGAGTCAGGCAACTGCTATTGCCAATTATGTAAAAAAAATCGGTGCCGATTATGTAGCCCACGGTAGTACCGGAGCTGGTAACGATCAGGTTCGTTTTGATATGATTTTCAACATCCTGATTCCGGGAGTGGAAATTATTACCCCGATCAGGGATTTAAAATTATCCCGCGAAGCGGAAATAGAATATTTAGCAAAACATGGTGTGGAGTATAGTGCCGAAAAAGCAAGATATTCGATCAACAAAGGTTTATGGGGAACTTCGGTAGGAGGAAAAGAAACTTTAACTTCGAACGAAACTTTACCAGAAAGCGCCTGGCCAACCCAGGTTTCGGAAACGGAACCACGTAAAGTTGAATTGACTTTCGAAAAAGGGGAATTGGTTGCCATTGATGGTGAAAAATTAGCACCTGTTAAAGCAATCCAGAAATTACAGGCCATTGCACAACCTTTTGGTATTGGTAGAGATATCCACGTGGGCGACACTATTATTGGTATTAAAGGCCGTGTAGGTTTCGAAGCCGCCGGACCGATCATCATCATTAAAGCACACCATACTTTAGAAAAACATACGTTAACCAAATGGCAGTTAAGCTGGAAAGAGCAGTTATCATCTTTTTATGGTAACTGGCTGCACGAAGGTCAGTTCCACGATCCGATTATGCGGAATATTGAGGCATTTTTGGCCGATACGCAAAAATTTGTGAGTGGTAAAGTATTTGTTGAGCTGTTGCCATACCGTTTCCAGATTATCGGAATTGAATCGAACCATGATTTAATGAGTAATAAATTTGGTAGCTACGGCGAAATGAACAATGCCTGGAGCGGAGAAGATGTTAAAGGTTTCTCTAAAATATTTGGCAACCAGGTAATGATCTGGCACAAGGTGAATGGTGAGGTGGAAGGCTAA
- a CDS encoding GNAT family N-acetyltransferase produces the protein MDINEFIVQVALPEHRVFAEEIVTEMAESAKARGTGIAKRSPEYISNKMQEGKSVIAFHKDGSWAGFCYIETWSHGQFVANSGLVVSPKYRKAGLAKAIKNEIFGLSRKLYPKAKIFGLTTGLAVMKINSDLGYEPVTYSELTQDEEFWKGCQSCVNFEILKMKERKNCMCTAMLYDPAEKKHEVAKQFAEELQKKPKLYERFMRIKQRLVVKPKPKTGLKALLFLFTLLFK, from the coding sequence ATGGATATTAACGAATTTATAGTGCAGGTTGCACTTCCTGAACATCGTGTATTTGCAGAAGAAATAGTAACAGAAATGGCTGAATCGGCAAAAGCTCGTGGAACGGGAATTGCCAAGCGTTCGCCAGAATATATTTCCAATAAAATGCAGGAGGGCAAATCGGTTATAGCCTTCCACAAAGATGGTTCATGGGCAGGATTTTGCTACATTGAAACCTGGAGTCACGGACAATTTGTGGCCAATAGTGGTTTGGTAGTAAGCCCTAAATACCGCAAAGCGGGATTAGCCAAAGCCATAAAAAATGAAATTTTCGGCTTATCGAGAAAGTTGTATCCAAAAGCAAAAATATTTGGTTTAACAACTGGTTTGGCGGTAATGAAAATCAATTCTGATTTAGGTTATGAACCCGTAACCTATAGCGAACTTACCCAGGATGAAGAATTTTGGAAAGGCTGCCAAAGCTGCGTAAACTTCGAAATTTTAAAAATGAAGGAACGTAAGAACTGTATGTGCACGGCCATGCTTTACGATCCGGCTGAAAAAAAACACGAAGTAGCCAAACAATTTGCCGAAGAACTGCAGAAAAAACCCAAACTATACGAGCGTTTTATGCGCATTAAACAGCGTTTAGTTGTTAAACCAAAGCCGAAAACTGGCTTAAAAGCCCTATTATTTTTATTTACCCTTTTATTTAAATAG